The window AGATCGGCGATACGGTGTATATCGGCGATGATGCGTTGGAGTGGGCGGAATAAGGGTTGGCTTACTGGGCGGGACGTTCGACCCGCCTCATTTGGGCCATTTGTGGCTGGCGGAATCGGCCCGAAACCAACTGCACCTGGACCAGGTGCTTTTTTTGCCTGTGGGCGAACCGCCGCACAAACCAGGCAATGGGGTAACGGCCGTCACCCATCGCCTATCCATGACGCAACTGGCCATTGCCGACCACCCCGCCTTTTACCTGGACACAACCGACAGTTATCGCCCGCCACCCCACACCACCGCCACTCTGCTGCCCCTGATTCACGCCGCCCAACCAGAGGCCGAACTATGGCTGCTGTTGGGCAGCGATTCATTACGCGATTTTCCAACGTGGTTTGCGCCGGGGCAAATTATCGCCCACTGCCGGTTGGCAGCGCTGGCGCGGCCGGGTGTCGTGGTAGACTGGGCGGCATTGGAAACGGCCGTACCCGGCCTGCGCGCCGCCACCGATATGCTGGTTGGCCCGACGGTGGACATTTCGGCGACGGCCGTGCGCCAATGGGCCAGACAAAACCATTCCCTGCGTTACCTGGTCCCCACACCCGTCCTCGACTACATCCAGCAGCAGACGCTCTACCACCAACCGCAGGCGCAAAGATAGAGATAGAGCCTGATAGACGCGATCAGTATTCAGTAACCAGTGTTCAGTCGGCGTAACCTCTGGAAAACAACCACTGAACACTGAATACCGCTGCTAGTTTTTACTCTACACTCTATCTCTCGTTACGATTACAGGAGTTCCCCCATGTCTTGGATGCACGCCATCTGGCGCTTCTTCTCTGCCCCTGTTTTCGCTGACGACATGGCAGAAACCATCCGCGTCAGGCTATTAAACACCATCCTTAACGTCTGCCTGGTAGGTTTGGTTCTGGTAACGCTGGGCAATCTGGTAGGGCGCAATGTGCCAACAACCATTTATGGGTTGAACATGGCTGGGGTTGTCTTGCTTTTGGGCCTGCGATTCTGGCTAAACCGAAACAACGGCAAACTGATCGGCATTGTCACGCTTGGTATCTTCTTCGTTTACCTGACAATCATCAATGTCACTCTGGGGACCATTCGCACGCCCACAGCTTCGGCTTACCTTTTGTTGGTCGCTATGGGCGGCATTCTGTTTGGGCAGTGGGGCATGGCGGCAACCGTTGCATCCGGTTCCCTGGCTATTCTAGGCTTAATCGGGGCGCAAAACGCAGGGCTGCTGCCGACGCCTGACCTGACAGTGGGCGTCAC of the Candidatus Leptovillus gracilis genome contains:
- the nadD gene encoding nicotinate (nicotinamide) nucleotide adenylyltransferase is translated as MGGIRVGLLGGTFDPPHLGHLWLAESARNQLHLDQVLFLPVGEPPHKPGNGVTAVTHRLSMTQLAIADHPAFYLDTTDSYRPPPHTTATLLPLIHAAQPEAELWLLLGSDSLRDFPTWFAPGQIIAHCRLAALARPGVVVDWAALETAVPGLRAATDMLVGPTVDISATAVRQWARQNHSLRYLVPTPVLDYIQQQTLYHQPQAQR